A region from the Vicia villosa cultivar HV-30 ecotype Madison, WI linkage group LG3, Vvil1.0, whole genome shotgun sequence genome encodes:
- the LOC131654830 gene encoding phenylcoumaran benzylic ether reductase Betv6-like, protein MGAKSKILFIGGTGYIGKHLVEASAKAGHPTFALVRETTLSNPAKANLLNHFKTLGVNLVPGDLYDHESLVKAIKEVDVVISSVRALQLADQVKIIAAIKEAGNIKRFFPSEFGTDVDRAHAVEPAKSAYETKAKIRRAIEAEGIPYTYVSSDYFAGYSLATLAQPGQFAPPPPKDKVFIYGDGIPKAVFNKEEDIATFTIRAVDDPRTLNKVLYIKPPKNIYSFNELVALWEKKIGKTLEKSYIPEDKLVKDIEAAPVPINVVLAINHSIFVKGDHTNFVIEPSFGVEAFELYPDVKYTTVEEYLDQFV, encoded by the exons ATGGGTGCGAAAAGCAAGATTTTGTTCATAGGAGGAACAGGTTACATTGGAAAACACTTAGTAGAAGCAAGTGCAAAAGCTGGTCATCCTACTTTTGCATTGGTCAGAGAAACCACTCTTTCTAATCCAGCCAAGGCCAATCTCCTCAATCATTTCAAAACATTAGGCGTTAATCTAGTTCCT GGGGATTTGTACGATCATGAATCGTTGGTGAAAGCGATTAAGGAGGTGGATGTGGTGATTTCTTCGGTACGTGCGCTTCAGCTTGCGGATCAAGTGAAGATTATCGCTGCTATTAAGGAGGCCGGTAACATCAAG AGGTTTTTCCCTTCGGAATTTGGGACCGACGTTGATCGTGCCCATGCGGTAGAGCCAGCAAAATCTGCATATGAAACCAAAGCCAAAATTCGACGTGCTATTGAAGCAGAAGGCATACCCTATACATACGTCTCTAGCGACTACTTTGCTGGATATTCTCTTGCCACATTAGCCCAGCCAGGACAATTTGCTCCACCTCCACCAAAAGATAAGGTTTTCATATATGGTGATGGAATTCCCAAAG CGGTGTTCAACAAGGAAGAAGACATTGCAACCTTCACTATTAGAGCTGTGGATGATCCAAGGACATTGAACAAGGTTCTATACATTAAACCCCCTAAGAACATTTACTCATTCAACGAGCTTGTGGCATTGTGGGAGAAGAAGATTGGGAAGACTCTCGAGAAAAGCTATATTCCAGAGGATAAACTTGTGAAAGATATTGAAGCTGCACCTGTTCCAATCAATGTGGTTTTAGCAATTAACCACTCTATTTTTGTGAAGGGTGATCACACCAACTTTGTGATTGAACCATCTTTCGGGGTTGAGGCTTTTGAGTTGTATCCAGATGTTAAATACACTACTGTTGAGGAGTACCTTGATCAGTTTGTTTGA